A region of Streptomyces deccanensis DNA encodes the following proteins:
- a CDS encoding AzlC family ABC transporter permease has protein sequence MSEQTGLAETRDDGGGTKPDGAVVRDALGVGVAVGLSGFAFGVTSAGSGLSLLQTCALSLLVFTGASQFALVGALAAGGNPFTAAAGAFFLGVRNAFYGLRLSQMLALPRAVRPFAAQWVIDETTAVALAQPTRRATRIGFAVTGLSLYVLWNLTTLLGALGAEALGDTDAWGLDAAGPAVFLALLAPMLKTAGERAVAGVAVVLGLGLLPVLPAGVPVLVAASAAPIVLWVEGRRRRTDRPGGEARGEARGEDAGGQRPQGEDGMRGDTQGDER, from the coding sequence TGGCGGCACGAAACCCGACGGAGCGGTCGTCCGGGACGCCCTGGGAGTGGGGGTGGCCGTCGGTTTGTCCGGGTTCGCCTTCGGGGTGACCTCGGCCGGCAGCGGACTCAGCCTGCTGCAGACCTGCGCGCTGAGCCTCCTGGTGTTCACCGGGGCCTCCCAGTTCGCTCTGGTGGGCGCGCTCGCGGCCGGCGGCAACCCCTTCACGGCAGCCGCCGGGGCCTTCTTCCTGGGCGTGCGCAACGCGTTCTACGGGCTGCGTCTGTCACAGATGCTCGCCCTCCCGCGCGCGGTGCGGCCGTTCGCCGCCCAGTGGGTCATCGACGAGACCACGGCCGTCGCCCTCGCCCAGCCCACCCGGCGTGCCACCCGCATCGGCTTCGCCGTCACCGGGCTCAGCCTCTACGTGCTGTGGAACCTCACCACGCTGCTCGGCGCGCTCGGTGCGGAGGCCCTCGGCGACACCGATGCCTGGGGGCTCGACGCGGCCGGGCCCGCTGTCTTCTTGGCCCTTCTCGCGCCGATGCTGAAGACCGCGGGGGAACGGGCCGTCGCGGGCGTCGCCGTCGTCCTGGGGCTGGGCCTGCTGCCGGTCCTGCCCGCCGGGGTCCCGGTCCTGGTCGCCGCGAGTGCCGCCCCGATCGTCCTCTGGGTGGAGGGGCGCCGCCGCAGGACCGACCGCCCAGGGGGCGAGGCACGTGGTGAGGCACGTGGTGAAGACGCCGGTGGGCAGCGTCCGCAGGGCGAGGACGGTATGCGCGGCGACACGCAGGGGGACGAGCGGTGA
- a CDS encoding AzlD domain-containing protein yields MNVWIAVVVTAVGCYAVKLIGLLVPEGVLERPLVQRLAALLPVALLAALTAQQTFADGHDLVVDARAAGLAAAAVALLLRAPFLVVVAAAVLVTAGARAITG; encoded by the coding sequence GTGAACGTCTGGATCGCGGTCGTCGTCACCGCCGTCGGCTGCTACGCGGTCAAGCTGATCGGCCTGCTGGTGCCGGAGGGCGTCCTGGAACGCCCCCTCGTGCAACGCCTCGCCGCCCTGCTGCCGGTGGCCCTTCTCGCCGCCCTCACAGCCCAGCAGACCTTCGCCGACGGTCACGACCTGGTGGTGGACGCGAGGGCCGCGGGGCTCGCCGCGGCCGCCGTGGCGCTGCTCCTGCGGGCCCCCTTCCTGGTCGTCGTGGCCGCGGCGGTGCTCGTGACGGCGGGGGCGCGGGCGATCACGGGCTGA
- a CDS encoding DUF3046 domain-containing protein — protein sequence MRLTVFWQRMAEHFGAGYAETFARDHVMSDLGGRTVHEALDAGWEAKDVWRVVCATMGVPAENR from the coding sequence ATGCGGTTGACGGTCTTCTGGCAGCGGATGGCGGAGCACTTCGGTGCGGGGTACGCCGAAACCTTCGCGCGCGATCATGTGATGTCCGACCTCGGCGGACGTACGGTCCACGAGGCGCTGGACGCGGGCTGGGAGGCCAAGGACGTGTGGCGCGTGGTGTGCGCCACCATGGGCGTTCCGGCTGAAAACCGCTGA
- a CDS encoding AI-2E family transporter, which produces MAPTDETARLQQQVPPSGTTPPTGPPAGPGPGAAPSGRMPRWLPRAMVLALSLVAVFQLGSWAFHQLIGLLVNILIAFFLALAIEPAVSWMASKGLRRGFATFLVFLITLVGAAGFVTLLGSMLAGQIIKMVEDFPAYLDSVISWINTSFHTELKRVDIQEGLLRSDWLQKYVQNSATGVLDVSAQVLGGLFQLLTIALFSFYFAADGPRLRRALCSVLPPAKQAEVLRAWEIAVDKTGGYLYSRGLMALISGGAHYVLLEYLDVPYAPALAVWVGLVSQFIPTIGTYLAGALPMLIAFTVNPWYALWVLVFVVIYQQFENYVLQPKLTAKTVDIHPAVAFGSVIAGTALLGAVGALIAIPAIATLQAFLGAYVKRYDVTDDPRVHGHRSRGSRNPLARLRTRLEEKADRHRPTSRPTDDAGDDTRDDAGPEGDAGSEGGAGPEGGAGPEGDAGPERGTP; this is translated from the coding sequence GTGGCCCCCACAGACGAGACCGCGAGGTTGCAGCAGCAGGTACCCCCGTCCGGCACGACACCGCCCACCGGCCCCCCGGCCGGCCCGGGACCCGGCGCCGCGCCGAGCGGCCGTATGCCGCGCTGGCTGCCGCGCGCGATGGTGCTCGCGCTCTCCCTCGTAGCCGTCTTCCAACTGGGCAGCTGGGCGTTCCACCAGCTGATCGGGCTGCTCGTCAACATCCTCATCGCGTTCTTCCTGGCGCTCGCGATCGAGCCCGCGGTGAGCTGGATGGCCTCGAAGGGGTTGCGCAGGGGCTTCGCGACCTTCCTGGTCTTCCTGATCACACTGGTCGGGGCCGCGGGCTTCGTCACCCTGCTCGGCTCGATGCTCGCCGGCCAGATCATCAAGATGGTCGAGGACTTCCCGGCGTACCTCGACTCCGTCATCAGCTGGATCAACACCAGCTTCCACACCGAGCTCAAGCGGGTGGACATCCAGGAGGGGCTGCTCCGCTCCGACTGGCTGCAGAAGTACGTGCAGAACAGCGCCACGGGCGTCCTCGACGTCTCCGCGCAGGTGCTGGGCGGCCTCTTCCAGCTGCTGACGATCGCGCTGTTCTCGTTCTACTTCGCCGCCGACGGACCGCGGCTGCGGCGGGCGCTGTGCTCCGTGCTGCCGCCCGCGAAGCAGGCCGAGGTGCTGCGCGCGTGGGAGATCGCCGTGGACAAGACCGGCGGCTATCTCTACTCGCGCGGGCTGATGGCGCTGATCTCCGGCGGGGCGCACTACGTCCTGCTGGAGTACCTCGACGTGCCCTACGCGCCCGCGCTCGCGGTCTGGGTCGGCCTGGTCTCGCAGTTCATCCCCACCATCGGCACCTATCTCGCGGGCGCCCTGCCGATGCTGATCGCCTTCACGGTCAACCCGTGGTACGCGCTGTGGGTCCTGGTCTTCGTGGTCATCTACCAGCAGTTCGAGAACTACGTGCTGCAGCCCAAGCTGACCGCCAAGACCGTGGACATCCACCCGGCCGTCGCCTTCGGGTCGGTCATCGCGGGCACCGCTCTCCTCGGTGCCGTCGGCGCGCTCATCGCCATTCCCGCCATCGCCACCCTGCAGGCGTTCCTCGGGGCGTACGTGAAGCGGTACGACGTCACGGACGACCCCCGGGTGCACGGCCACCGCAGCCGGGGCTCCCGCAACCCCCTCGCGCGTCTGCGTACGCGGCTGGAGGAGAAGGCGGACCGGCACCGGCCGACGAGCCGACCGACGGACGACGCAGGCGACGACACCCGGGACGACGCCGGGCCGGAGGGCGACGCGGGTTCGGAGGGTGGCGCCGGGCCGGAGGGTGGCGCCGGACCGGAGGGTGACGCGGGGCCGGAGCGCGGTACTCCGTAG
- the recA gene encoding recombinase RecA has protein sequence MAGTDREKALDAALAQIERQFGKGAVMRLGERPNEPIEVIPTGSTALDVALGVGGLPRGRVVEVYGPESSGKTTLTLHAVANAQKAGGQVAFVDAEHALDPEYAKKLGVDIDNLILSQPDNGEQALEIVDMLVRSGALDLIVIDSVAALVPRAEIEGEMGDSHVGLQARLMSQALRKITSALNQSKTTAIFINQLREKIGVMFGSPETTTGGRALKFYASVRIDIRRIETLKDGTEAVGNRTRCKVVKNKVAPPFKQAEFDILYGQGISREGGLIDMGVEHGFVRKAGAWYTYEGDQLGQGKENARNFLKDNPDLANEIEKKIKEKLGVGVRPEEPTAEPGADAAGAAPTTADDAAKAVSAPAAKATKTKAAAAKS, from the coding sequence ATGGCAGGAACCGACCGCGAGAAGGCGCTCGACGCCGCGCTCGCACAGATTGAACGGCAGTTCGGCAAGGGTGCGGTGATGCGCCTCGGCGAGCGGCCGAACGAGCCCATCGAGGTCATCCCCACCGGGTCGACCGCACTGGACGTCGCCCTCGGCGTCGGTGGCCTGCCGCGCGGCCGCGTGGTGGAGGTGTACGGCCCGGAGTCCTCCGGCAAGACGACCCTGACCCTGCACGCGGTGGCGAACGCCCAGAAGGCCGGCGGCCAGGTGGCCTTCGTGGACGCCGAGCACGCCCTCGACCCCGAGTACGCGAAGAAGCTCGGTGTCGACATCGACAACCTGATCCTGTCGCAGCCCGACAACGGCGAGCAGGCCCTGGAGATCGTGGACATGCTGGTCCGCTCCGGCGCCCTCGACCTCATCGTCATCGACTCCGTCGCCGCGCTCGTCCCGCGCGCGGAGATCGAGGGCGAGATGGGCGACAGCCACGTGGGTCTGCAGGCCCGTCTCATGAGCCAGGCCCTGCGGAAGATCACCAGCGCGCTCAACCAGTCCAAGACCACCGCCATCTTCATCAACCAGCTCCGCGAGAAGATCGGCGTGATGTTCGGCTCCCCGGAGACCACGACCGGTGGCCGGGCGCTGAAGTTCTACGCCTCGGTGCGTATCGACATCCGTCGTATCGAGACCCTGAAGGACGGCACGGAGGCGGTCGGCAACCGCACCCGCTGCAAGGTCGTCAAGAACAAGGTCGCGCCGCCCTTCAAGCAGGCCGAGTTCGACATCCTCTACGGCCAGGGCATCAGCCGTGAGGGCGGCCTGATCGACATGGGCGTGGAGCACGGCTTCGTCCGCAAGGCCGGTGCCTGGTACACGTACGAGGGCGACCAGCTCGGCCAGGGCAAGGAGAACGCCCGTAACTTCCTGAAGGACAACCCCGATCTCGCCAACGAGATCGAGAAGAAGATCAAGGAGAAGCTGGGCGTCGGCGTCCGGCCCGAGGAGCCCACCGCCGAACCGGGCGCGGACGCGGCGGGCGCGGCCCCGACCACCGCTGACGACGCCGCGAAGGCGGTGTCCGCTCCGGCTGCCAAGGCCACCAAGACCAAGGCCGCGGCGGCGAAGAGCTAG
- the recX gene encoding recombination regulator RecX, protein MTRRTDWGEYAYPGAPEGRGRGGTGGGTGGFGAHEDEDGHEGFRSYDSDGDGDVARGEDGSRSGAGPAVGGRRRGGGPTRGAGGADGDARGRRGGRSGRRRGFGEAGDGPDDGGPQDGGSSFSSRAEKGESSGDPAERARAICLRLLTGTPRTRKQLADALHKREIPEDVAEEVLSRFEEVGLINDSAFADAWVESRHHGRGLARRALARELRTKGVDSALIDEAVSQLDSEQEETTARELVARKLRSTRGLDRDKRLRRLAGMLARKGYPEGMALRVVRQALEEEGEETEGLEDEGY, encoded by the coding sequence GTGACGCGCAGAACGGACTGGGGCGAGTACGCGTATCCCGGTGCTCCCGAGGGCCGGGGGCGCGGGGGTACCGGCGGGGGGACCGGGGGATTCGGCGCGCACGAGGACGAGGACGGCCACGAGGGCTTCCGGTCCTACGACAGCGACGGTGACGGCGACGTCGCACGGGGGGAGGACGGATCGCGCTCCGGTGCGGGCCCGGCCGTCGGCGGTCGTCGGCGTGGTGGCGGCCCCACGCGCGGTGCGGGCGGTGCGGACGGCGACGCGCGTGGCAGGCGCGGCGGCCGCAGCGGTCGGCGGCGTGGCTTCGGGGAAGCGGGCGACGGCCCGGACGACGGGGGACCGCAGGACGGGGGTTCGTCTTTCTCGTCGAGGGCCGAGAAAGGCGAGTCCTCAGGGGACCCGGCTGAGCGGGCGCGCGCGATCTGCCTGCGCCTGCTCACCGGGACCCCGCGCACCCGTAAGCAACTCGCGGACGCCCTGCACAAACGCGAGATCCCGGAGGATGTGGCGGAGGAGGTGCTGTCGAGGTTCGAGGAGGTCGGGCTGATCAACGACAGCGCGTTCGCCGACGCCTGGGTGGAGTCCCGGCACCACGGTCGGGGCCTGGCCCGACGAGCCCTCGCCAGGGAGCTGCGCACCAAAGGTGTCGACTCGGCCCTGATCGACGAGGCCGTCTCCCAGCTCGATTCGGAGCAGGAGGAGACAACCGCGCGCGAGCTCGTCGCCCGCAAGCTGCGCTCCACCCGTGGCCTCGATCGTGACAAACGCCTCCGCCGGCTCGCCGGCATGCTCGCCCGCAAGGGCTACCCCGAGGGCATGGCCCTGCGAGTGGTCCGGCAGGCGCTGGAGGAAGAGGGGGAGGAGACGGAGGGGCTGGAGGACGAGGGGTACTGA
- a CDS encoding cysteine dioxygenase produces the protein MSVSPVVPPASAPTASAPTQAELLDFVRRTAADAELIASLPLDPEGRTWVRLEGPGGSEAWLIGWPPGTGTGWHDHADSVGAFVTAAGELKEYSLAARLPTDGWKTLELTEGVDRERQLPAGKGRSFGHHHVHEVLNESSEEHAISVHAYYPPLPRIRRFSRTGQVLRLEHVERPSDWQ, from the coding sequence GTGTCTGTGTCCCCCGTTGTTCCCCCCGCTTCCGCTCCGACCGCCTCCGCCCCCACGCAGGCGGAACTGCTCGACTTCGTTCGCCGGACCGCCGCCGACGCCGAACTGATCGCCTCACTCCCGCTCGACCCCGAGGGCCGCACCTGGGTGCGGCTCGAAGGTCCCGGCGGCAGCGAGGCCTGGCTCATCGGCTGGCCGCCCGGCACGGGGACCGGCTGGCACGACCACGCCGACTCGGTGGGCGCCTTCGTCACCGCCGCCGGCGAACTCAAGGAGTACTCACTCGCCGCCCGGCTGCCCACCGACGGCTGGAAGACCCTCGAACTCACCGAAGGCGTCGACCGCGAGCGGCAGTTGCCCGCCGGCAAGGGCCGTTCCTTCGGACACCACCATGTCCACGAGGTGCTCAACGAGTCCTCCGAGGAGCACGCGATCTCCGTCCACGCCTACTACCCGCCCCTCCCCCGCATCCGCCGCTTCAGCCGCACGGGGCAGGTGCTGCGCCTGGAGCACGTGGAGCGCCCGTCGGACTGGCAGTGA
- a CDS encoding FAD-dependent monooxygenase — protein sequence MDPVIIVGAGPVGLTLALALARQDVPSVVLDEGPGKDEQRLARTVVLNEDTAALLERLSGAPLSRIGFRWAGWRSMRRKQVMRQVRFGEADFEEPGIPPRDGAKAARGGHDAVVEGSADLPPLHIAQHVLTAALREAIAGERLVKIAVESRLDALEQEKSGVTAHTRGPKSTWWRGSYLVGCDGPRSTVRKLQDIRFPGRTAVERHAVAALRAELPWPGEALLHRMPPWRTAGPSGGEITARPLDEGLWRLDWLLPPGKDLVTPELLVARVRETLAGWTGGSTPPYDLLDTGVHTVHHRLARRWRVGRVFLAGDAAHLLGALGTQGLDEGLRDADNLAWKLALAWHHGPHETLLDSYQTERRAVVAARLRAADQVLPLLRGGKGLRSYVPGSGRGHDALLADGHLGRGALGAPGAYSDSPLMPPRAAAETPVDTLPGTQVVDVEVTAEDGTFVPLRDRLGRGALLVVLIAPGTGVWERKHWMSAGIMPRLAAAVSALPRPAELLVAEAYPGAAAHTVLLVRPDGYLVTALSGVRPADLYAAAEATLGGAKQQPETSDSDAATSAC from the coding sequence GTGGATCCGGTGATCATCGTCGGTGCGGGGCCCGTGGGGCTCACGCTCGCCCTCGCGCTGGCGCGCCAGGACGTCCCGTCCGTGGTCCTCGACGAGGGACCGGGGAAGGACGAGCAGCGGCTCGCACGGACGGTCGTCCTGAACGAGGACACGGCCGCACTGCTGGAACGGTTGTCCGGAGCCCCGCTCTCCCGGATCGGCTTCCGCTGGGCCGGATGGCGGTCGATGCGGCGCAAGCAGGTGATGCGTCAGGTCAGGTTCGGGGAAGCCGACTTCGAGGAGCCGGGCATCCCGCCCCGGGACGGCGCGAAGGCCGCCCGCGGCGGCCACGACGCCGTCGTGGAGGGTTCCGCCGACCTCCCCCCGCTCCACATCGCCCAGCACGTCCTGACCGCCGCCCTGCGCGAGGCCATCGCCGGTGAGCGGCTCGTCAAGATCGCCGTGGAGAGCCGGCTCGACGCCCTCGAACAGGAGAAGTCCGGCGTCACGGCCCACACCCGTGGCCCCAAGAGCACCTGGTGGCGCGGCAGTTACCTGGTCGGGTGCGACGGCCCCCGCTCCACGGTCCGCAAGCTCCAGGACATCCGCTTCCCCGGCCGTACGGCGGTGGAACGACACGCGGTGGCGGCATTGCGCGCCGAACTCCCCTGGCCGGGCGAAGCGTTGCTGCACCGCATGCCACCGTGGCGCACGGCGGGCCCGTCCGGCGGGGAGATCACCGCGCGACCCCTCGACGAGGGTCTCTGGCGCCTCGACTGGCTCCTGCCACCGGGCAAGGACCTGGTGACGCCCGAACTCCTCGTGGCCCGCGTCCGCGAGACCCTCGCCGGCTGGACAGGCGGCTCGACACCGCCCTACGACCTGCTGGACACCGGCGTCCACACCGTGCACCACCGGCTCGCCCGGCGCTGGCGGGTCGGCCGGGTCTTCCTCGCCGGCGACGCGGCCCACCTGCTCGGGGCACTCGGCACCCAGGGTCTGGACGAGGGACTGCGGGACGCCGACAACCTCGCCTGGAAACTGGCCCTGGCCTGGCACCACGGCCCCCACGAGACCCTGCTCGACAGCTACCAGACGGAACGGCGCGCGGTCGTCGCCGCCCGGTTGCGCGCCGCCGACCAGGTACTGCCCCTGCTGCGCGGCGGCAAGGGGCTGCGGTCCTACGTCCCCGGCTCCGGCCGGGGCCACGACGCGCTGCTGGCCGACGGACACCTGGGGCGCGGGGCACTGGGCGCGCCGGGGGCGTACTCCGACTCGCCTCTCATGCCTCCACGCGCCGCCGCGGAGACTCCGGTCGACACACTGCCGGGCACCCAGGTCGTGGATGTGGAGGTGACGGCGGAGGACGGCACCTTCGTACCGCTGCGGGACCGGCTCGGACGCGGGGCTCTGCTGGTCGTGCTGATCGCGCCGGGCACCGGGGTGTGGGAGCGCAAGCACTGGATGAGCGCCGGGATCATGCCCCGTCTCGCCGCCGCCGTCTCCGCCCTGCCGCGGCCCGCCGAACTGCTGGTCGCCGAGGCCTACCCGGGCGCCGCCGCCCACACCGTCCTCCTCGTCCGCCCCGACGGCTACCTCGTCACCGCCCTGAGCGGCGTGCGCCCGGCCGACCTGTACGCGGCCGCGGAAGCGACACTGGGCGGGGCGAAGCAGCAGCCCGAGACCAGCGACAGCGACGCGGCCACGAGCGCGTGCTGA
- a CDS encoding amino acid ABC transporter permease, whose product MSSVLYDAPGPRAKRRNVILTVVFVVLLALLAWWLWGALDSRNQLEWKLWKPFFTSEAWTTYLLPGLVNTLKAMALSIVIALPLGALFGIARLSDHLWVRIPAGAVVEFFRAIPVLLLMLFANEVIARSMNVTTEQRQLWAVVAGLVLYNASVLAEVVRAGILALPKGQTEAAQAIGLRKGQTMSSILLPQAVTVMLPAIVSQLVVIVKDTALGGVMIGFTELLSGRATLAAVYANVVPSFVVVAIIYIVLNFIITSFASWLEQRLRRGKKSTGVVLGPAAIEGTAATGAGAGVGMGGVAGGDGDGEAGT is encoded by the coding sequence ATGAGCTCCGTTCTCTACGACGCCCCCGGCCCCCGGGCCAAACGGCGCAACGTGATCCTCACGGTGGTCTTCGTCGTCCTGCTCGCCCTCCTCGCGTGGTGGCTCTGGGGAGCGCTGGACAGCAGGAACCAGCTGGAGTGGAAGCTCTGGAAGCCGTTCTTCACCTCCGAGGCCTGGACGACGTATCTGCTGCCCGGTCTCGTCAACACGCTCAAGGCCATGGCGCTCTCCATCGTGATCGCCCTGCCCCTCGGCGCGCTCTTCGGCATCGCACGCCTCTCCGACCACCTGTGGGTCCGCATCCCGGCCGGTGCGGTGGTCGAGTTCTTCCGGGCCATCCCGGTCCTGCTGCTGATGCTGTTCGCCAACGAGGTCATCGCCCGCTCGATGAACGTCACCACCGAGCAACGGCAGCTCTGGGCGGTCGTTGCCGGTCTGGTGCTGTACAACGCCTCGGTCCTCGCCGAGGTCGTGCGCGCCGGTATCCTCGCCCTGCCCAAGGGCCAGACGGAGGCCGCCCAGGCGATCGGTCTGCGCAAGGGCCAGACGATGTCCTCCATCCTGCTGCCGCAGGCCGTCACCGTGATGCTGCCGGCCATCGTCAGCCAGCTCGTGGTCATCGTGAAGGACACCGCGCTCGGCGGCGTGATGATCGGGTTCACCGAACTGCTCAGCGGACGCGCGACGCTGGCGGCGGTGTACGCCAACGTCGTGCCCAGCTTCGTCGTCGTCGCGATCATCTACATCGTCCTGAACTTCATCATCACCAGCTTCGCGAGCTGGCTGGAGCAGCGGCTGCGGCGGGGCAAGAAGTCGACCGGGGTGGTGCTGGGCCCGGCGGCGATCGAGGGCACCGCGGCGACCGGCGCGGGCGCAGGCGTCGGCATGGGCGGTGTCGCCGGCGGCGATGGCGATGGCGAAGCAGGCACCTGA
- a CDS encoding amino acid ABC transporter permease, with translation MFDFLSTYNDPTFLGAFWMTVKLTVFSAIGSLIWGTLLAAMRVSPVPLMRGFGTVYVNVVRNIPLTVIIVFTSLGLADIFRVTMGAGNDVKLTAFRLAILGFVAYTAAFVCEALRSGINTVPVGQAEAARAIGLSFSQVLGLIVLPQAFRSVIGPLANVLIALTKNTTVAAAIGVWEAAYLMKGMIEKEAQTLLIGGIFAFGFVVLTLPTGLILGWLSKRLAVKR, from the coding sequence GTGTTCGACTTCCTTTCGACTTACAACGACCCAACCTTCTTGGGTGCGTTCTGGATGACGGTCAAGCTCACCGTCTTCTCAGCCATCGGCTCCCTGATCTGGGGAACCCTGCTGGCCGCCATGCGCGTCAGCCCCGTGCCCCTCATGCGCGGCTTCGGCACCGTCTATGTGAACGTCGTGCGGAACATCCCGCTGACCGTCATCATCGTCTTCACCTCGCTCGGCCTCGCCGACATCTTCCGGGTGACGATGGGCGCGGGCAACGACGTCAAGCTCACGGCGTTCCGACTCGCCATTCTCGGTTTCGTGGCCTACACCGCGGCCTTCGTCTGCGAGGCGCTGCGCTCCGGCATCAACACCGTTCCCGTCGGTCAGGCCGAGGCGGCACGCGCCATCGGACTGAGCTTCAGCCAGGTCCTCGGCCTCATCGTGCTGCCGCAGGCGTTCCGGTCCGTCATCGGACCGCTGGCCAACGTACTGATCGCGCTGACCAAGAACACGACCGTGGCCGCGGCGATCGGTGTGTGGGAGGCCGCCTACCTCATGAAGGGCATGATCGAGAAGGAGGCGCAGACTCTGCTCATCGGTGGGATCTTCGCCTTCGGATTCGTGGTTCTGACCCTTCCCACCGGCCTGATCCTGGGCTGGCTGAGCAAGCGACTGGCGGTGAAGCGATGA
- a CDS encoding glutamate ABC transporter substrate-binding protein, which translates to MKLRKASAAAAAALVLALTATACGGDDSNGNDGGSDSGSSGGGKIKIGIKYDQPGLGLKNPDGSFSGFDVDVATYVAKELGYDAKQIEFVETKSADRENALARGDVKFIAATYSINDERKKLVDFAGPYLLAHQDLLVKADSDIAKGTDLNGKTLCSVTGSTSAENVKKDIAPKAQLKEYGGYSECIAGLQSGAVDAVTTDDSILAGFAAQENYKGQFKLAGLKLSNENYGIGVKKGDKATVDKINAALEKMVSDGAWETAVKENFGPANYKNEPAPKIGVIA; encoded by the coding sequence ATGAAGCTCCGCAAGGCCTCCGCCGCAGCAGCCGCCGCCCTCGTCCTCGCCCTGACCGCCACCGCGTGCGGCGGCGACGACAGCAACGGCAACGACGGCGGCTCCGACTCCGGTTCCAGCGGCGGCGGCAAGATCAAGATCGGCATCAAGTACGACCAGCCCGGCCTCGGCCTGAAGAACCCGGACGGTTCCTTCTCCGGCTTCGACGTCGACGTGGCGACGTACGTGGCCAAGGAGCTCGGCTACGACGCCAAGCAGATCGAGTTCGTCGAGACCAAGAGCGCCGACCGCGAGAACGCGCTGGCCCGCGGCGACGTCAAGTTCATCGCGGCGACGTACTCGATCAACGACGAGCGCAAGAAGCTCGTCGACTTCGCCGGCCCGTACCTGCTGGCCCACCAGGACCTGCTGGTCAAGGCCGACTCGGACATCGCCAAGGGCACGGACCTCAACGGCAAGACCCTCTGCTCGGTGACCGGCTCAACCTCGGCGGAGAACGTCAAGAAGGACATCGCCCCGAAGGCCCAGCTCAAGGAGTACGGCGGCTACTCGGAGTGCATCGCCGGCCTGCAGAGCGGTGCCGTGGACGCCGTGACGACCGACGACTCGATCCTCGCGGGCTTCGCCGCGCAGGAGAACTACAAGGGTCAGTTCAAGCTCGCGGGCCTGAAGCTCAGCAACGAGAACTACGGCATCGGTGTCAAGAAGGGCGACAAGGCGACCGTCGACAAGATCAACGCCGCCCTGGAGAAGATGGTCAGCGACGGCGCGTGGGAGACCGCGGTCAAGGAGAACTTCGGCCCGGCCAACTACAAGAACGAGCCCGCCCCGAAGATCGGCGTCATCGCCTAG